One region of Coregonus clupeaformis isolate EN_2021a chromosome 31, ASM2061545v1, whole genome shotgun sequence genomic DNA includes:
- the LOC121547434 gene encoding gastrula zinc finger protein XlCGF57.1, with protein MSSNEVFQTQLSTIMDIFVESAVREVSRLLDECFVAVMENEENSLLKREMTRVNKTNTRKFASFMEVLSKTSVEKIALLTYVVESEVRAVEKTAENRPVRRAGGRTEEKPRRDEGSESNHHDDQPDFAPLSSTVSDEDSLPQFHPQEEVTLGPQTLSATDLDKRDRQPFSCSHCGKDFKMKCLLNKHLRTHSKPYSCLQCGRCFSLKRRLEEHSMTHSGETPFSCADCDAVFRQKPALQSHMKRHKTKKTVACTVCEKKFLGETGLERHKCSSDAQKTFSCSLCPKTFKWRRRLVDHEATHSGERKYCCETCGKLFFTTSTLAVHKRSHIEKDHSCTLCGQCFSDAPALRKHMVVTHPGETKEKYFVCDVCGKCFGRKCHLKSHMTLHGAEKPFSCDVCGKKFSQGANLSRHKRTHTGQKLYCCDVCGKRFTQSGTLKIHKIRHTGERPYKCDVCEKAFFEPSSLRSHKRRHLTLQEKLRSGPKLQSAPIQPSGPKPYVCNHCGKAFYVKVSLDQHVRIHTGEKPFKCDICGEGFRYHHSLKIHKVTHTGLKPYYCKVCGKGFMYNFLKVHMRTHTGEKPFECDQCGKRFSQKGHLKSHERVHTGVKAFVCKDCGNAYACRHNLKVHKCKYNWKPAPGNSAEDY; from the exons ATGTCGAGCAACGAGGTTTTTCAGACACAATTATCTACTATTATGGATATATTCGTTGAATCAGCAGTAAGGGAGGTGTCGAGACTCCTAGACGAGTGCTTTGTTGCTGTTATGGAAAATGAAGAAAATAGTTTGCTAAAGAGAGAAATGACACGCGTGAATAAAACCAACACG AGAAAGTTTGCATCATTCATGGAGGTGTTGAGTAAAACCTCGGTGGAGAAAATAGCACTGCTCACGTACGTGGTCGAATCAGAAGTGAGAGCGGTGGAGAAGACTGCTGAAAACAGGCCTGTCCGTCGGGCAGGAGGAAGGACGGAAGAAAAACCACGAAGGG atgagggATCTGAGTCTAATCATCATGATGATCAACCTGACTTTGCCCCCCTGTCCTCAACTGTATCAGATGAGGATTCACTCCCTCAGTTTCATCCACAAGAAGAGGTTACTCTTGGCCCCCAGACCCTATCTGCAACAGACCTAGACAAACGAGACAGGCAGCCCTTCAGTTGTTCTCATTGTGGAAAAGATTTCAAGATGAAATGTTTATTGAATAAACACCTTCGGACCCATTCAAAACCCTATAGCTGCTTGCAGTGTGGGAGATGTTTTAGCTTGAAGAGGAGGCTTGAGGAACACTCCATGACACATTCTGGAGAGACACCCTTCAGTTGTGCCGATTGTGACGCAGTGTTTCGCCAGAAACCTGCTTTGCAGTCACACATGAAGCGTCACAAAACGAAGAAAACGGTCGCATGCACAGTTTGTGAAAAAAAGTTTCTAGGGGAAACAGGACTAGAGAGGCACAAGTGTAGTAGTGATGCACAGAAGACATTCAGCTGCTCTCTTTGCCCGAAGACCTTTAAGTGGAGACGAAGACTGGTTGATCACGAGGCTACGCATTCAGGGGAGAGGAAGTATTGCTGTGAAACCTGCGGCAAACTTTTCTTTACCACTTCAACCTTAGCTGTCCATAAGAGGAGTCATATAGAAAAGGATCATAGCTGTACTTTATGTGGCCAATGTTTCAGCGATGCACCTGCTCTCAGAAAGCATATGGTGGTCACCCATCCTGGAGAAACAAAAGAAAAATATTTTGTCTGCGACGTGTGTGGCAAATGTTTTGGTCGAAAGTGCCATCTCAAAAGCCATATGACTCTACACGGGGCAGAGAAACCTTTTTCTTGTGATGTTTGTGGAAAAAAGTTTAGTCAAGGTGCTAATCTCAGCAGACACAAGAGAACTCACACAGGCCAGAAATTGTATTGCTGTGATGTTTGTGGTAAACGGTTCACCCAGTCCGGAACCCTGAAGATCCATAAAATAAGGCACACTGGTGAAAGGCCTTACAAGTGTGATGTCTGTGAGAAAGCCTTCTTTGAACCTTCCTCCCTCCGGAGTCACAAGAGGCGTCACCTTACACTTCAGGAAAAGCTGCGGTCTGGCCCAAAGCTGCAGTCTGCGCCAATTCAGCCGTCTGGGCCAAAGCCATATGTCTGCAATCACTGCGGTAAAGCCTTCTATGTGAAAGTTTCTCTGGATCAGCATGTGcgcattcacacaggagagaaaccattcaAATGTGACATTTGTGGGGAAGGTTTTAGGTATCATCATTCACTTAAAATTCACAAGGTCACTCACACAGGGTTGAAACCATATTACTGTAAAGTTTGCGGGAAAGGTTTTATGTACAATTTCCTTAAAGTTCACATGCGCACTCACACAGGCGAGAAACCATTTGAGTGTGATCAATGTGGTAAGAGGTTCAGCCAGAAAGGTCATCTAAAATCTCACGAGCGTGTGCACACTGGTGTCAAAGCATTTGTGTGCAAAGACTGTGGGAATGCCTATGCCTGTAGACACAATCTGAAAGTCCACAAGTGCAAGTACAACTGGAAACCAGCTCCTGGAAACAGTGCAGAGGATTACTGA